In Anopheles bellator chromosome 2, idAnoBellAS_SP24_06.2, whole genome shotgun sequence, the genomic stretch TGAAAACTGAGCAGCTATCTGGAACTATTGTACTGTCGGAAACCATCCTCGAGAGATTAGGCAGATGTTTGAAGGGATTGTTGGAACCTGTAGCAATTATGGTGTACAACATATACAAAAAGCTGGAAGGCATCGATTACTTGAGAAGTGGTTCAACAAAAATCGTCAGCGTGTCCCATTTCTCTTCGTCCAGTCAGGAGAACAGTGTCGTTGAGTCACGTAAAGATGAAGGGTCGGAACTCCTGAAAAACGATGCCCAAAGTAGAAGCTTTACAAACTTTTGCGCCCTAGAAAATTTGCAAGAAATACGAAGTATTTTCGGTGAGACCAATGATCATCTCACGGTAATTCAATCTGATGTCAGTGCCATCAAAACGAAGATGAACTTTCTAATAGAGGAACAAAACcagaaagtaaaacaatcacCACCTTCAACTGATATCCAGCACGTTCTTCAGCGGCCATCGAACCGAGAAACACAACAACTAGGGAATATGAAGGATAAGGTAGTCACGCAGACAGTATGCTTGGCGTTGCTAGCAAATCACTTCCTGAGCAACGGACTCTATTGCCCGGTAGAAATTTACTCTTGCCACGCGGTTTCCCCGGAAGCGATGGTCGTCCATTGGACCGTTGATCAGGATCTACTCAGCTGTATCATCGGATTCGAGGTAAACCAAAGACTGCCCATACGAATGACAAATCACTTCCAACTTTTGCTTCGTCTTTTCAGATTTTCGTTGATGGTGTGTTGAGCTCGGTTTGCTTTTCCAACAGACGGCGAACGGCGCTGCTCGGAAACATCGATCTTCAGAAACAGCATCACATAACGCTGCACGCCACACCGGATCAACTGACGAGAGAGGCAAAGGTAGAATGGGCACCAGCTTTTTTCCTGTACCATCTGTTGGACGAATCAGTGCATTGATTGACTTTGTTTGCATCAATCCGAATTCTGGGTGACTGGTTTATATCAGATAATATTCTTTTTATTAGTATACAAAGTTCCAACATCAGGAATCGTGATTGAAAAAAACAGGAGAACAATGTTACTAAAACTAGCGTGTTACTTGCGCTGCCGCTTCGTGGACGAAGTAACCAGTAGGTTCCCCTTGCCCGTATTTTGCCGCTTTTTGATTCCTCGTCCTTTGGTggtcttttcttcttttctgacttttttcactttctcgtTGGCCGACTCCACTTTGACCACTTCTGGGAGCATTTTCTTAGCGTACTTGGTTGCGGCAGCAACCGCGGCTTCTTTTTCGGCGGTTGTCTTAGGACGACGTTTTTCAGATAAATTTTGCACGGCCGCAGGAGCTGGCTCAACttcttttttactttcttGTTGCTCTTTCTCGAGGAGCTCTGCGGTCTTTGTGTACATGTTCTTAAGGTCTGTGGCTTCGCCGAGATCGTTGGCGGCTCGTTTCACCTTGGCCAACTTGCGAGCTAATCTAGCTTTTAACGATGATTCGCTTACTACGACCTTATTTGCTAACGCCGCCTGGCGCTTGAGCCATTTTGCATAtattgtggtttgttttccatccgcATCAATTAATTGTCCCGCATTGCGTGGAATGCCCTTATACTTCTTCGGTAATACAGACGCTTGCAAAACTTGGTCAAAGAGCGGATAGTTGTTTACGGAGCTGGCCGCGATTTCTGCGACCTCGTAGATGCTGAATTTCACGTACGCGTGGCCCAACTCGCGCGCCGTTGTCTTCGAGCGTCCGACAACCACTTTTTCGATGTCTCCAaagtggcgaaagaaagaacgaaTCTTTTGCTCCACGAAGCCTTTTGGTAGATGGCGCACCAGAATCGTACCCGACCCTCCCGTTACTTTCGGCTGGTTGGCAGTctaaaaacagaaacaatgaGATGAGCAAAGTGTTCCAAGTAGCATTCACAATTATTCGGTCACCTGAGCTTTAGGTTTTGCCAAGCGTTTACTGCTCAGCacttttttgctcattttgAAGAGAATTTCTTTAAGAACTGAAACACAGCGCGTTTCCACGCGGTACCGAAGAACGATTGCAACGCACGTTGGCGcatttgtttacgtttttgacaCATCAATATGCGGACGTCAAAATACACTGCAGGGTTGAGCACTACGATACCCGTACAGTGAGTACTAAAACTGATTCAATCAACTGGTGTAATGATTCTTTTCTACTTCTTTCATTGAAATACTCATTACTAAATATAGTGTATGGTATCAGCATTCTTTTTTAAGTTCTATGAATTTGAACTCGATGTATGGATGTTTGCAGCTTGAACCAATAAAATTTTTTTGAATATGGCTTGAAACTAGTTTTTAGTACACGGTTTCATGACAAAAcatatgaaaatatttctcCGAAAATTTATAGTTGGACTTTTTTAGACAAATGGATTTTGTTACCCTTAGTTCAGCTTGATACTCCTTAAAAACAGTAGCTAATCGGCATCACGAAAACTTTCGTTGATGATGAACTTATATGAATGATTGCAGATCAAACATAGAAAGCGTTAAGAATTAGTGTATTATTGCATAATCTCCTTGAATTGATGCCAACACATTGCTTACCTTGTCATTTTCGTAGTACGAATTTAGTTTCTCAAACGCTCAATAAAACCACTCTAAAACAGCatcaatttaattacaatacGCTATGCCGTCCACATGAAATCGACATACGGTGATGGTATATTATAGACAAAAAACTGTGTATTTACAtcggcacgacgacgacgacgtctggCGCATGAAATGGGCGAAAGTGCAGAGGCAGAACAAATGCGGATCGCAGATCGCGAcccgcggatcgcggatcCGGATCTGGTGAGGGcggtacgacgacgatgagaaTGGCGACAGAGCTGACGATTGACGATGACGCAGAGCGCGGCCGTGATGACATgatggggatgatgatgatgggatgCGGAATAAGAACGCGCCGGGCGCAAATCCCTTTCGGTGCTGGTTCACCGTTGTGTTTCATCGTCGGACCTTCACGCACGGTTCACAGGTGCCCGGCCTCAGGAACCCCGGATGACACTCGGGACACCGGGCGTTCTCACCGTACCAGGGGCGCTTCCCCGAATCGCTTCCACTGCGCACGGACACATCGCTCGGGATATGCACCTGGAACGAGTCCACGGCGTCGACCTGCTCGTACTGGCCACCCTTGGCCACGGTTCCCAAGTCCAGCGGGA encodes the following:
- the LOC131210333 gene encoding MKI67 FHA domain-interacting nucleolar phosphoprotein, translated to MSKKVLSSKRLAKPKAQTANQPKVTGGSGTILVRHLPKGFVEQKIRSFFRHFGDIEKVVVGRSKTTARELGHAYVKFSIYEVAEIAASSVNNYPLFDQVLQASVLPKKYKGIPRNAGQLIDADGKQTTIYAKWLKRQAALANKVVVSESSLKARLARKLAKVKRAANDLGEATDLKNMYTKTAELLEKEQQESKKEVEPAPAAVQNLSEKRRPKTTAEKEAAVAAATKYAKKMLPEVVKVESANEKVKKVRKEEKTTKGRGIKKRQNTGKGNLLVTSSTKRQRK